The following are encoded in a window of Arthrobacter sp. OAP107 genomic DNA:
- a CDS encoding SIS domain-containing protein, which translates to MTDGTFIGVQPVQEIPGNLSGSREHALTLWPEIESYVAGIPELNRVYLVGAGGSLSGLNAAQYLLDRRGRTPVTSVNSDEFYYRASPGVGPGALVVALSAAGTTPETVRAASWAQERGAAVAAVTLNAEGDLANAVSTAFVAETGDGNQLLLQLVVLAILQREGQDVSEELSALAALPAAAETAVRAFEPFAAKIAENMKDVPVTYLIASGSLQGMGSTFTSCFLQEMQWMHAATINANEFFQGPFEVFDKETRSILYLSEDETRPMGERAERFLQKYSGETFVIDSRDLELPGIPQNQRSFIAPLVFYTIAFRLAAHYAAVRGYSLDGRRYMWQFAY; encoded by the coding sequence ATGACCGACGGCACCTTTATCGGAGTACAACCTGTCCAGGAAATCCCCGGCAACCTAAGCGGCTCCCGGGAACATGCCCTCACCCTCTGGCCCGAAATCGAATCCTATGTAGCGGGGATCCCCGAACTCAACCGCGTGTATCTCGTCGGAGCCGGAGGCTCCCTCTCCGGATTGAACGCTGCGCAGTACCTCCTCGACAGGCGGGGGAGAACCCCTGTGACCTCCGTAAACTCCGACGAGTTCTACTACCGGGCGTCTCCGGGCGTTGGACCGGGCGCACTCGTCGTCGCCCTGTCCGCGGCTGGCACGACACCGGAAACTGTTCGGGCAGCCTCTTGGGCTCAGGAGCGGGGCGCGGCTGTGGCAGCAGTGACACTGAATGCCGAAGGCGACCTGGCCAACGCTGTCAGCACCGCCTTCGTCGCAGAGACCGGGGACGGCAACCAGCTCCTGCTGCAGCTCGTGGTTCTTGCCATTTTGCAGCGTGAGGGCCAAGACGTGAGCGAAGAACTTTCGGCACTTGCCGCTCTTCCTGCCGCCGCCGAGACGGCCGTCCGGGCATTTGAACCCTTCGCGGCCAAGATCGCGGAAAACATGAAGGACGTTCCCGTCACCTACCTCATTGCTTCAGGTTCTCTGCAAGGCATGGGAAGCACGTTTACGAGCTGCTTCCTTCAGGAAATGCAGTGGATGCATGCTGCGACCATCAATGCGAACGAGTTCTTCCAGGGTCCGTTCGAGGTCTTCGACAAGGAAACGAGGAGCATCCTGTACCTAAGTGAGGACGAAACGCGGCCCATGGGTGAGCGTGCTGAGCGCTTCCTCCAGAAGTACAGCGGGGAGACCTTTGTCATCGATAGCCGCGACCTGGAGCTTCCAGGGATCCCCCAAAACCAACGCTCTTTCATTGCCCCGCTGGTCTTCTACACCATCGCGTTCCGCCTGGCCGCCCACTATGCCGCAGTGCGCGGATACTCATTGGACGGCCGCCGCTACATGTGGCAGTTCGCCTACTAG
- a CDS encoding PfkB family carbohydrate kinase, giving the protein MTQPHIATAGDNVVDCYREMGTMFPGGNTLNVSVFAARFGASSAYLGQIAADAAGDAISAALHDEGVDTSGLRRVPGSTAHCVIAHDAHGDRVFVSSDLGVSVFTPSSEDLARLKGFDAIHVGASSQLDAWIPAFAAETRLSYDFGTRHNAEHIRHVGRLCYLIVLSAGGLDDAAFESLLEQGEGSGATWTLVTRGTEGAVLSNGGRRRWKSRAHRADGVIDTLGAGDTFCARVLVGLLRDEDPSQFLAEAATAAAQTCTQFGAFGHGVPIASGIGASTTC; this is encoded by the coding sequence ATGACCCAGCCTCACATCGCGACCGCCGGCGACAATGTAGTCGATTGCTATCGGGAAATGGGCACGATGTTCCCGGGGGGGAACACTCTCAATGTTTCCGTCTTCGCCGCCCGCTTCGGAGCGTCCTCGGCCTACCTGGGTCAAATAGCGGCTGACGCCGCGGGAGACGCCATTAGTGCAGCTCTCCACGATGAGGGAGTGGACACGTCCGGTCTGCGGCGCGTCCCGGGTTCCACGGCACACTGTGTCATTGCCCATGATGCCCACGGCGACAGGGTCTTTGTCTCCTCCGACTTGGGAGTGTCCGTGTTCACCCCGTCCTCGGAGGACCTGGCACGACTCAAAGGGTTCGACGCCATCCATGTGGGAGCCAGCAGTCAGCTCGACGCGTGGATCCCAGCGTTTGCGGCAGAAACCCGGCTCTCGTACGACTTCGGAACCCGCCATAACGCAGAGCACATCCGCCATGTCGGCCGTTTGTGCTATCTTATCGTCCTGTCCGCCGGCGGGCTGGACGACGCCGCATTCGAATCTCTCCTTGAGCAGGGCGAAGGGTCCGGCGCGACCTGGACACTGGTCACCCGCGGAACCGAGGGAGCGGTACTCAGCAATGGCGGACGACGCCGTTGGAAGAGCCGGGCGCACCGCGCGGACGGCGTTATCGATACCCTCGGCGCCGGTGACACGTTCTGTGCGCGGGTCCTGGTCGGCCTACTCCGGGATGAAGACCCGAGCCAGTTCCTGGCCGAAGCGGCAACTGCAGCCGCACAGACTTGCACCCAATTTGGCGCCTTCGGCCACGGCGTACCCATCGCCTCCGGAATCGGCGCAAGCACAACCTGCTGA
- a CDS encoding amino acid ABC transporter ATP-binding protein encodes MSLASNTANTAAENHTFHGSSLELKNLTMAYGDIEVLRNVSLTVAPGTTTCIIGPSGSGKSTLLRGVNRLHEPKSGDVMLAGESALQVKPDILRARIGMVFQHFNLFPDHTALENVALALWSVKGMPKAEARERARRGLAEVGLAERADHRPRDLSGGQQQRVAIARALAMEPEVMLFDEATSALDPELVKGVLNLMAGLGKRGMTMLVVTHEMGFARKVADQVVFMDEGEVVETGTPAQLFDNPRSERLQRFLSEVL; translated from the coding sequence ATGAGCCTCGCAAGCAACACCGCCAATACCGCCGCGGAAAACCACACGTTCCACGGCTCCAGCCTGGAACTTAAGAACCTGACCATGGCCTACGGGGACATCGAGGTCCTGCGCAACGTCAGCCTCACCGTCGCCCCGGGCACCACCACCTGCATCATCGGGCCCTCAGGCTCGGGCAAGTCCACGCTGCTGCGCGGCGTCAACCGGCTCCATGAACCCAAGAGCGGCGACGTGATGCTGGCCGGTGAAAGCGCCCTCCAGGTCAAGCCCGACATCCTGCGCGCCAGGATCGGCATGGTCTTCCAGCACTTCAACCTCTTCCCGGACCACACAGCCCTGGAAAACGTGGCGCTGGCCCTGTGGAGCGTCAAGGGCATGCCCAAGGCCGAGGCCAGGGAACGTGCCCGCCGCGGCCTCGCCGAAGTAGGACTGGCCGAGCGGGCCGACCACCGGCCCCGCGACCTGTCCGGCGGCCAGCAGCAGCGCGTGGCCATCGCCCGCGCCCTGGCCATGGAACCGGAAGTCATGCTGTTCGACGAAGCCACCAGCGCCCTGGACCCGGAACTGGTCAAGGGCGTCCTGAACCTCATGGCCGGACTCGGCAAACGCGGCATGACCATGCTGGTGGTCACGCACGAGATGGGCTTCGCCCGCAAGGTCGCGGACCAGGTGGTCTTCATGGACGAGGGCGAAGTCGTCGAAACCGGCACCCCGGCACAACTGTTCGACAACCCACGCAGCGAACGCCTGCAGCGCTTCCTCTCCGAGGTGCTCTGA
- a CDS encoding amino acid ABC transporter permease gives MDWLNTIIRTFFDFGAMAEVLPQLLGVGLLNTLIISVAATIIGVALGMVVAVMGISPSKWLRVPARIYTDLFRGLPAILTILLIGQGFARFSQSIFGPSPYPLGIIALSLIASAYIGEIFRAGIQSVDKGQGEACRALGMSYAKSMRLVVVPQGVRRVLPALVNQFIAIVKDSSLVYFLGLLVSERELFRVGQDAAVLSGNLSPLVMAGIFYLVITVPLTHLVNYFDSRFRTGRRRPTPPTSGLREVTELDAASPLITGSNT, from the coding sequence ATGGACTGGCTCAACACCATCATCCGTACCTTCTTTGATTTCGGCGCTATGGCCGAAGTCCTGCCCCAACTCCTCGGGGTTGGCCTTCTCAACACCCTGATCATTTCCGTTGCCGCCACCATCATCGGCGTCGCGCTGGGCATGGTGGTGGCGGTCATGGGCATCTCCCCATCCAAGTGGCTGCGGGTTCCGGCCCGGATCTACACCGACCTGTTCCGCGGCCTTCCGGCCATCCTGACCATCCTGCTGATCGGGCAGGGCTTCGCCCGGTTCAGCCAGTCAATCTTCGGACCCTCCCCGTACCCGCTGGGGATCATTGCGCTGAGCCTGATCGCCAGCGCCTATATCGGCGAAATCTTCCGCGCCGGCATCCAAAGCGTCGACAAGGGCCAGGGTGAAGCCTGCCGGGCCCTGGGCATGAGCTACGCCAAATCCATGCGGCTCGTGGTCGTGCCGCAGGGCGTCCGCCGCGTCCTGCCTGCCCTGGTGAACCAGTTCATCGCCATCGTCAAGGACTCCTCCCTGGTCTACTTCCTGGGCCTGCTGGTCAGCGAACGCGAACTCTTCCGCGTAGGCCAGGACGCCGCCGTGCTCTCCGGAAACCTCTCGCCCCTGGTCATGGCAGGCATCTTCTACCTCGTCATCACCGTGCCCCTGACCCACCTGGTCAACTACTTCGACAGCCGCTTCCGCACCGGCCGCCGCCGGCCCACCCCGCCCACCAGCGGTCTGAGGGAAGTCACCGAACTCGACGCGGCCTCGCCGCTGATCACCGGGAGCAACACATGA
- a CDS encoding ABC transporter substrate-binding protein: MRIPFSRTFRFGAVAASAALAVGLLSACGGAPASSSSVQENPYGLIEKGTVRVASVGDLKPYTFADAQGNFTGFDVELFKDVAHRAGVDKIVFTGQDFSAILPAVANGQFDVGVAAIGITDKRKETVDFSDGYLAGYLTVITTKTSGIKNVDGLAGKRLGVVQGTLQEAYAMKNFPSANLVRFPDNNSAIAAVNSGTADAHFLDYESAKAYEKQHGLVSAADIPSFDAPAGFAVAKDKPAFKEALNKGLAEAMEDGTWKKLYQKWFPGSPMPEQYLPKAEQTATPAPTASK; the protein is encoded by the coding sequence ATGCGTATCCCTTTTTCCCGGACGTTTCGCTTTGGTGCGGTGGCGGCCTCTGCCGCATTGGCTGTGGGCCTGCTGTCGGCGTGCGGCGGTGCTCCTGCGTCTTCCTCGTCGGTGCAGGAGAATCCCTACGGCCTGATAGAAAAGGGCACAGTACGTGTTGCCAGTGTGGGGGACCTTAAGCCCTATACGTTCGCGGACGCGCAGGGCAATTTCACCGGTTTCGATGTCGAACTGTTCAAGGATGTGGCCCACCGCGCCGGCGTAGACAAAATAGTCTTCACCGGCCAGGACTTCTCCGCCATTCTTCCCGCCGTCGCCAACGGCCAGTTCGACGTCGGCGTGGCCGCGATCGGGATTACGGACAAGCGCAAGGAAACCGTGGACTTCTCCGACGGCTACCTCGCCGGCTACCTGACAGTCATCACCACCAAGACCTCGGGCATCAAGAACGTCGACGGTCTGGCAGGCAAGCGCCTGGGCGTAGTGCAGGGGACGCTCCAAGAAGCGTATGCCATGAAGAACTTCCCCTCGGCCAACCTGGTGCGCTTCCCGGACAACAACTCCGCGATCGCCGCGGTAAACAGTGGCACCGCCGACGCCCACTTCCTGGACTACGAATCAGCCAAGGCCTACGAGAAGCAGCACGGCCTGGTCAGTGCCGCTGACATCCCTTCCTTTGACGCCCCCGCGGGGTTCGCCGTCGCCAAGGACAAGCCCGCCTTCAAGGAAGCCCTGAACAAGGGCCTGGCCGAGGCAATGGAGGACGGCACCTGGAAGAAGCTCTACCAGAAGTGGTTCCCCGGTTCGCCGATGCCTGAGCAGTACCTGCCCAAGGCCGAGCAGACCGCAACCCCGGCCCCGACCGCAAGCAAGTAA
- a CDS encoding LacI family DNA-binding transcriptional regulator, protein MPTSPKITITQVAAEAGVSTATAGRVLGNYGYTSDDVAAKVRAAARKLGYKPNSLARSLATGKSHTIGVVAADIDNAFYARVLRGIGDVARSRGFGVILTNSDEDLEREREAVQLLLEKRVDGLIVAPCDVQGSAHLHSLIAGGCPAVQIDRAAYDLAADSVTVDNRGSAREAVNHLLKAGHRRIAIIAELEQRHSGSLEEFVRQASHFSVSGETLYPSWQRLQGYLDAHRDFGIPVDPNLIRRAGSYSSEAARQEATLLLQSPERPTALFTGDGTMSVGAMQAIADSNVQIPDQLSLICFDDLDWMTFTRPGITTIHQPVHRIGSMAAELLLARIAGDTSVPKHNVLEARLQVRGSVAPPKS, encoded by the coding sequence ATGCCCACTTCCCCGAAAATCACCATCACCCAGGTCGCAGCTGAAGCCGGGGTCAGCACAGCCACTGCGGGGCGGGTTCTCGGCAACTATGGTTACACCAGCGACGACGTGGCGGCGAAGGTACGAGCTGCAGCCCGGAAACTCGGCTACAAACCCAACTCGCTTGCCCGCAGTCTGGCGACCGGCAAGAGCCACACCATAGGAGTAGTGGCTGCCGACATCGACAACGCCTTCTACGCCAGAGTCCTGCGTGGCATCGGCGACGTTGCAAGATCACGCGGATTCGGCGTGATCCTGACCAATAGCGATGAAGACCTTGAGCGCGAAAGAGAAGCAGTACAACTCCTGCTCGAAAAACGCGTAGATGGGCTCATCGTGGCCCCCTGTGATGTTCAAGGCTCCGCGCACCTCCACAGCCTCATAGCCGGGGGATGCCCCGCAGTCCAGATTGACCGGGCGGCATACGACCTGGCAGCCGACTCGGTAACCGTCGACAACAGGGGATCCGCCCGGGAGGCGGTCAACCACCTGCTGAAGGCAGGCCATCGCCGAATAGCGATCATCGCCGAGCTCGAACAACGTCACAGTGGGAGCCTGGAGGAATTTGTGCGGCAGGCTTCCCACTTCTCAGTCAGTGGCGAAACGCTCTATCCGAGCTGGCAACGGCTGCAGGGATACCTTGACGCCCACAGAGATTTCGGCATACCCGTCGACCCAAACCTTATTCGGCGCGCGGGATCCTACTCCTCCGAGGCCGCACGCCAAGAAGCCACACTCCTGCTCCAGTCCCCGGAACGACCAACCGCACTATTCACCGGCGATGGCACCATGTCCGTTGGAGCAATGCAGGCAATAGCCGACTCAAACGTCCAGATTCCGGACCAGCTCTCCCTCATCTGCTTCGACGACCTCGACTGGATGACGTTCACCCGGCCGGGCATAACTACAATCCACCAACCCGTACACCGGATCGGCTCCATGGCCGCAGAACTTCTCCTTGCCCGGATCGCAGGCGACACTTCCGTCCCGAAACACAACGTCCTGGAAGCCAGACTCCAAGTCCGCGGTTCGGTGGCTCCGCCTAAGAGCTAA
- a CDS encoding LacI family DNA-binding transcriptional regulator has product MSSTSSRRRDVTVADVAKAAQVSKAQAARALGNYGAVSDDVRERVLAAAEELSYRPNELARSMNTGKSHTIGVVVGDIENPHFGLATRGITDTAKKSGFNVILVNTDENTAAEVDAVRVLLDKRVDGLIVAPASSVETEHLQRVQDSGRPLVLLDRKAGQMDVQTMAVNMADISHESTRYLLQAGHRRIAFISTIRTESPYRLGMLLDSSQIADRLDGMQQAFQEGGFPFPEDLVRLNAGDEESIRRVTREVLRAADPATAIIASDGLIALSIVEVIQELGLTIPADVSFLMYDDLAWTRLTTPPLTVIAQPVYNMGVAAAKALIRKIEGLPPLAPTPRFTATLVRRGSVGTRRAAEAHS; this is encoded by the coding sequence ATGAGCAGCACCAGTTCGAGGCGGCGGGACGTCACGGTCGCAGATGTCGCCAAGGCCGCGCAGGTCTCCAAGGCCCAGGCCGCCCGCGCGCTGGGCAATTACGGCGCCGTCAGCGACGACGTCCGCGAGCGTGTCCTGGCCGCCGCCGAGGAGCTGTCCTACCGCCCGAACGAACTGGCCCGCAGTATGAACACCGGAAAATCACACACCATTGGCGTTGTGGTGGGGGACATCGAAAACCCGCATTTTGGCCTCGCCACCAGGGGAATCACGGACACCGCCAAGAAGAGCGGGTTCAACGTCATTCTGGTCAACACGGACGAGAACACAGCGGCTGAAGTGGATGCTGTCCGCGTACTGCTCGATAAGAGGGTCGACGGCCTGATCGTCGCGCCGGCGTCGTCGGTGGAGACGGAGCATTTGCAACGCGTTCAGGATTCCGGCCGACCCCTGGTGCTGCTGGACCGGAAGGCCGGACAGATGGACGTGCAAACGATGGCAGTCAACATGGCCGACATCTCCCACGAGTCCACGCGGTACCTGCTCCAGGCCGGACACCGCAGAATCGCCTTCATCTCTACCATCAGGACCGAATCCCCCTACCGGCTCGGCATGCTGCTGGATTCGTCGCAGATCGCCGACCGCCTCGACGGCATGCAGCAGGCATTCCAGGAGGGCGGCTTTCCCTTCCCGGAAGACCTCGTTCGCCTGAACGCCGGCGATGAAGAGTCCATCCGCCGCGTTACCCGTGAGGTGCTCCGCGCGGCGGACCCTGCCACCGCCATCATCGCTTCCGACGGGCTCATCGCCCTCAGCATCGTCGAAGTGATCCAGGAACTGGGCCTCACCATCCCGGCAGACGTCTCGTTCCTCATGTACGACGACCTCGCCTGGACGCGCCTGACCACTCCACCGCTGACAGTCATCGCCCAGCCCGTGTATAACATGGGCGTGGCCGCGGCAAAGGCGTTGATCCGCAAGATCGAAGGCCTGCCTCCCTTGGCCCCCACCCCCAGGTTCACCGCGACACTGGTCCGGCGGGGCTCGGTGGGGACGCGCCGTGCGGCCGAGGCCCACAGCTGA
- a CDS encoding ABC transporter substrate-binding protein: MRPGVAVAAAVAALVALSGCGGAPASSSTQDNPYGLIQPGTIRVASLGDAKPYTFADAQGNFTGFDVELFKDVAHRAGVDNVVFTGQDFSGLLSAVANGQFDVGVAAIGITDKRKETVDFSDGYLAGYLTVITTKTSGIRDVAGLNGKRLGVVQGTLQEAYAVKNFTSANLVRFPDNNTAIAAVNSGAVDAHFLDYEAAKAYEKQHGLVSAADIPSFDAPAGFAVAKGKTAFKEALNKGLAAAMADGTWKKLYQKWFPGSPMPKQYLPKAEQTASPTPSK, from the coding sequence ATGCGCCCCGGGGTGGCCGTCGCGGCGGCTGTTGCAGCACTCGTGGCATTGTCGGGCTGTGGCGGCGCTCCCGCGTCCTCGTCCACGCAGGACAACCCCTATGGGCTGATCCAGCCGGGCACCATCCGGGTTGCGAGCCTGGGGGATGCCAAGCCGTACACCTTCGCCGATGCGCAGGGCAATTTCACCGGCTTCGACGTCGAACTGTTCAAGGACGTTGCCCACCGCGCCGGCGTGGACAACGTGGTCTTCACCGGCCAGGACTTCTCCGGGCTGCTCTCCGCCGTGGCCAACGGCCAGTTCGACGTGGGCGTGGCCGCCATTGGCATCACGGACAAGCGCAAGGAAACTGTTGACTTCTCCGACGGCTACCTCGCAGGCTACCTGACAGTCATTACCACCAAAACCTCGGGCATCAGGGACGTCGCCGGCCTCAACGGAAAGCGACTGGGCGTGGTCCAGGGAACTCTGCAGGAAGCCTATGCAGTGAAGAACTTCACCTCGGCGAACCTGGTGCGCTTCCCGGACAATAACACCGCCATCGCCGCGGTGAACAGTGGCGCGGTGGATGCGCACTTCCTGGACTATGAGGCGGCCAAGGCCTATGAGAAGCAGCACGGCCTGGTCAGCGCCGCGGACATTCCGTCCTTCGATGCCCCGGCTGGCTTCGCAGTAGCCAAGGGCAAGACAGCCTTCAAGGAGGCCCTGAACAAGGGCCTGGCCGCAGCGATGGCGGACGGAACCTGGAAGAAGCTCTACCAGAAGTGGTTCCCAGGCTCCCCGATGCCCAAGCAGTACCTTCCCAAGGCCGAGCAGACGGCAAGCCCGACGCCGAGCAAGTAA
- a CDS encoding amino acid ABC transporter permease, producing MDWLNTIIRTFFDFGAMAEVLPQLLGVGLLNTLIISVAATIIGVALGMVVAVMGISPSKWLRVPARIYTDLFRGLPAILTILLIGQGFARFSQSIFGPSPYPLGIIALSLIASAYIGEIFRAGIQSVDKGQGEACRALGMSYAKSMRLVVVPQGVRRVLPALVNQFIAIVKDSSLVYFLGLLVSERELFRVGQDAAVLSGNLSPLVMAGIFYLVITVPLTHLVNYFDSRFRTGRRRPTPPTSGLKEVTELDAASPLITGSNT from the coding sequence ATGGACTGGCTCAACACCATCATCCGTACCTTTTTCGATTTCGGCGCTATGGCCGAAGTCCTGCCCCAACTCCTTGGGGTTGGCCTTCTCAACACCCTGATCATTTCCGTTGCCGCCACCATCATCGGCGTCGCGCTGGGCATGGTGGTGGCGGTCATGGGCATCTCCCCATCCAAGTGGCTGCGGGTTCCGGCCCGGATCTACACCGACCTGTTCCGCGGCCTTCCGGCCATCCTCACCATCCTGCTGATCGGGCAGGGCTTCGCCCGGTTCAGCCAGTCAATCTTCGGACCCTCCCCGTACCCGCTGGGGATCATTGCGCTGAGCCTGATCGCCAGCGCCTATATCGGCGAAATCTTCCGCGCCGGCATCCAAAGCGTCGACAAGGGCCAGGGCGAAGCGTGCCGGGCCCTGGGCATGAGCTACGCCAAATCCATGCGGCTCGTGGTGGTCCCGCAGGGCGTCCGCCGCGTCCTGCCTGCCCTGGTCAATCAGTTCATCGCCATCGTCAAGGACTCCTCCCTGGTCTACTTCCTGGGCCTGCTGGTCAGCGAACGCGAACTCTTCCGCGTAGGCCAGGACGCCGCCGTGCTCTCCGGAAACCTCTCGCCCCTGGTCATGGCAGGCATCTTCTACCTCGTCATCACCGTGCCCCTGACCCACCTGGTCAACTACTTCGACAGCCGCTTCCGCACCGGCCGCCGCCGGCCCACCCCGCCCACGTCCGGTCTGAAGGAAGTCACCGAACTCGACGCGGCCTCGCCGCTGATCACCGGGAGCAACACATGA
- a CDS encoding amino acid ABC transporter ATP-binding protein has protein sequence MSLASNTANTAAENHTFHGSSLELKNLTMAYGDIEVLRNVSLTVAPGTTTCIIGPSGSGKSTLLRGINRLHEPKSGDVLLAGESALQVKPDILRARIGMVFQHFNLFPDHTALENVALALWSVKGMPKAEARERARRGLAEVGLAERADHRPRDLSGGQQQRVAIARALAMEPEVMLFDEATSALDPELVKGVLNLMAGLGKRGMTMLVVTHEMGFARKVADQVVFMDEGEVVEAGTPAQLFDNPRSERLQRFLSEVL, from the coding sequence ATGAGCCTCGCAAGCAACACCGCCAATACCGCCGCGGAAAACCATACGTTCCACGGATCCAGCCTGGAACTGAAGAACCTGACCATGGCCTACGGGGACATCGAGGTCCTGCGCAACGTCAGCCTCACCGTCGCCCCGGGCACCACCACCTGCATCATCGGGCCCTCAGGCTCGGGCAAGTCCACCCTGCTGCGCGGCATCAACCGGCTCCATGAACCCAAGAGCGGCGACGTGCTGCTGGCCGGCGAAAGCGCCCTCCAGGTCAAGCCCGACATCCTGCGCGCCAGGATCGGCATGGTCTTCCAGCACTTCAACCTCTTCCCGGACCACACAGCCCTGGAAAACGTGGCGCTTGCGCTCTGGAGCGTCAAGGGCATGCCCAAGGCCGAGGCCAGGGAACGTGCCCGCCGCGGCCTCGCCGAAGTAGGACTGGCCGAGCGGGCCGACCACCGGCCCCGCGACCTGTCCGGCGGCCAGCAGCAGCGCGTGGCCATCGCCCGCGCCCTGGCCATGGAACCGGAAGTCATGCTGTTCGACGAAGCCACCAGCGCCCTGGACCCGGAACTGGTCAAGGGCGTCCTGAACCTCATGGCAGGACTCGGCAAACGCGGCATGACCATGCTGGTGGTCACGCACGAGATGGGCTTCGCCCGCAAGGTCGCGGACCAGGTGGTCTTCATGGACGAGGGCGAAGTGGTGGAAGCCGGCACCCCGGCACAACTGTTCGACAACCCACGCAGCGAACGCCTGCAGCGCTTCCTCTCGGAGGTGCTGTGA
- a CDS encoding Gfo/Idh/MocA family oxidoreductase: protein MLNGTAAPIRTAVVGFGISGKVFHTPLIAADPRYSLDVIVTADPARAAEAARLHPQARIVPTPEAMFAQAGDLDLVILGTPPHTHFDLAAAAIAHGLHVVVDKPFVPTSAQGEELIALASEAGVQLTVFQNRRWDADFLTLQKLLRQRALGEVRTFESRFEWWRPEGFGNWRDTVSPAQGGGILHDLGAHLIDQAIQLFGPVERSYGETANRGHDPETADTEAFVSLLHGTGVRSRLWMNGMAAQVGPRFHVLGSDAGYTKWGLDSQEPALAAGMTPSDPAYGIDTQESWGLLGVDGASAPVPAAQGAYPRFYTELAAALHGQGPVPVDPVQSLQVLRIIENIHTFA, encoded by the coding sequence ATGCTGAACGGCACTGCGGCACCCATCCGGACCGCCGTCGTCGGCTTCGGAATCTCCGGCAAGGTCTTCCACACGCCGCTGATCGCGGCGGATCCGCGCTACTCGCTGGATGTGATCGTGACGGCGGATCCCGCCCGGGCCGCCGAGGCGGCCAGGCTCCACCCGCAGGCGCGCATCGTTCCCACGCCGGAGGCGATGTTCGCGCAGGCCGGGGACCTGGACCTGGTCATCCTGGGCACCCCGCCACACACCCACTTCGACCTTGCGGCAGCAGCCATTGCACACGGCCTCCATGTGGTGGTGGACAAGCCCTTCGTTCCGACCTCAGCCCAGGGGGAGGAACTGATCGCACTGGCGTCCGAGGCCGGGGTGCAGCTCACTGTGTTCCAGAACCGCCGGTGGGACGCCGACTTCCTGACTTTGCAGAAGCTGCTTCGGCAGCGGGCCCTGGGTGAGGTGCGCACCTTCGAATCACGGTTCGAATGGTGGCGGCCGGAGGGCTTCGGCAACTGGCGCGACACCGTCTCCCCCGCCCAGGGCGGCGGGATCCTCCACGACCTCGGCGCGCACCTTATCGACCAGGCCATTCAGCTGTTCGGCCCCGTCGAACGGAGCTACGGCGAGACGGCCAACCGTGGCCACGACCCGGAGACCGCAGACACAGAGGCCTTCGTGTCCCTGCTTCACGGGACCGGAGTCCGCAGCAGACTGTGGATGAACGGCATGGCAGCCCAGGTGGGCCCCCGCTTCCACGTCCTGGGCTCGGACGCTGGGTACACGAAGTGGGGCCTGGACAGCCAGGAACCCGCCCTCGCCGCCGGCATGACACCATCGGATCCCGCCTACGGCATCGACACCCAGGAGTCTTGGGGGCTTCTGGGAGTCGACGGCGCCAGCGCCCCCGTTCCTGCCGCTCAGGGAGCCTATCCCCGGTTCTATACGGAACTCGCTGCAGCCCTCCACGGGCAGGGACCCGTTCCTGTTGACCCGGTCCAGTCGCTGCAGGTCCTCAGGATCATCGAAAACATCCACACCTTCGCCTAG